A single genomic interval of Nostoc commune NIES-4072 harbors:
- the cas6 gene encoding CRISPR-associated endoribonuclease Cas6 has product MPHSLVLNLLPQSPIPPQYLTGRHLHALFLTLVSSVDSTLGDRLHDSTADKAFTLSPLQINSPLLKGGKGGSKLQYSHQQPIPAGTPCWWRISLLDDTLFGKLTQLWLNLNPNRPWHLGPADLYITSIQGTPQSIQPWANASTYAQLYEEASDVCDGLRLRNSSINLSFCTPTAFRQGQYDTTLPTRESVFNSLLSRWNKYSGIEFTQIAIESIFPSFVNIHTEILADSRSKFIGILGEVTYKILGTVEPIQIKQINALADFALYCGVGRKTTMGMGMARRLYSP; this is encoded by the coding sequence ATGCCTCATAGTTTAGTGTTGAATTTGCTACCTCAATCGCCTATTCCACCACAGTATCTTACAGGTAGACATCTCCACGCCTTATTTTTAACCCTCGTTAGTTCTGTAGATAGCACATTGGGCGATCGCTTGCACGATTCCACCGCAGATAAAGCTTTCACCCTTTCTCCTTTACAAATTAATTCCCCCCTTTTGAAGGGTGGTAAAGGGGGATCTAAATTGCAATATTCACATCAACAACCCATTCCCGCCGGAACACCTTGTTGGTGGCGCATCTCTTTATTAGATGACACTCTATTTGGCAAACTTACCCAACTTTGGCTAAATCTTAATCCCAATCGCCCTTGGCATCTTGGCCCGGCTGACTTGTATATTACCAGCATTCAAGGCACACCCCAATCTATTCAACCTTGGGCAAATGCCAGTACTTACGCTCAATTATACGAAGAAGCTAGCGATGTCTGCGACGGGCTACGCCTACGCAATTCTTCCATTAACCTTAGCTTCTGCACACCTACCGCCTTCCGTCAAGGACAGTATGATACTACCCTTCCTACTAGAGAATCTGTTTTCAATTCCCTACTTTCGCGGTGGAATAAGTACAGTGGCATAGAATTTACTCAGATTGCGATCGAGTCAATATTTCCCTCATTTGTCAATATTCACACAGAAATATTAGCTGATTCTCGCAGCAAATTTATCGGCATTCTTGGCGAAGTTACTTATAAAATTTTAGGGACAGTTGAACCAATACAAATTAAGCAAATTAACGCTTTAGCTGATTTTGCTTTGTATTGCGGTGTTGGGAGAAAAACAACTATGGGGATGGGTATGGCAAGGCGGCTATATTCTCCCTAA
- the cas10d gene encoding type I-D CRISPR-associated protein Cas10d/Csc3 gives MSNDDWLSGDFGFDGDSSNRTIESEGELLTLKLLREAIEAQNPDDKVMADFGEYVLPNLLRIAIGVTAKGGKFFDEIDQQREAEGKTKVRRDNAADQSLNTHLLNGLFPANLIEKRLEKLNTTVQRVVKERERRLVIAGFILHDFEKFPDVPENCRKLPLAEHREIIDKKVHQLGLDNFINPENPEAYPEYLDDLLCMAYNAQRRWDTNWNFSEFGLNPLLKDRTLRSLSDLTCLADSLASIVKHPQDAENSRLQEVIHNLSDGQLKFTYHSIAENRGVLTNVVNNALMEAHTSLNTEDQTYYEILLYLPTGVIYLARKDAPKISREGLGDRVIDTIKQLCANQLQLRKVGFSRGNIGMKYADYYNLFLDIKGLMQFTVDAVPSKVKTSKAADKATNLAQFQRKGILAKNIEIDFAEDIRIDHLAELGALITGKFWKEYLDRVKALIKNNKELPSIPTINLTEIAIDFLNLSEYKSEIIALQQLKDTGGIAYDWYYIATQYLKCNPGQEDVREICQSLVNRWIEVIEPIINQYKLPDEWKDLRDWCDRVIMLPNETRQKSPTDQAEIFFKELANYNAAKKAGRGKQLICSISHSAYTVTEQMESAVLFTPQVYTNKQMLGGSNAKRNISSIAGVEMMLRQILMNQTQAVGKRFEDGKYRYLYFYPTYYFTPETNKFLQKAYNGIAQTRFDTSVRNHFISKDLQADLGRDRYQSVDSFLIDENLQRDKDRTFKLSYPEDQPLTFYFMALPPGRDSTDTESWVMPTWLAFAFPMILDVKTVVSESPIPPFNDGAEFEESVFLDSAPHAFRALVRRDRFRLDYILEGWNENGIQYPAPLNVLTAAYTIHLDVNARQGKSGYDANWGRFTELAKDFETSPLYVFSYLNRWVRNQGSETARIEKIRLYAYHFYPCFDPYVKYDTNMEQLIVGEASSLNHPKKLTDLYRRFYRANKRYNPKSNAVLKPVDIAAETILKAESSVFQGETLVAAVAAEVFKLMDRVHASTAEGHWIMSKREEERQAVLDFARYFVTEVFEKSFAGDRARLTGRQVNLIRHTCEFLYRLEDDKENSARNEQSTESNDDGNQ, from the coding sequence ATGTCTAATGATGATTGGTTATCAGGTGATTTTGGTTTTGATGGTGATTCTTCAAACCGCACTATTGAAAGCGAAGGCGAATTATTAACACTCAAGCTATTACGAGAAGCAATTGAGGCTCAAAATCCAGATGATAAGGTAATGGCAGACTTTGGTGAGTATGTTTTACCAAATCTGTTGCGGATAGCAATTGGTGTAACGGCGAAAGGCGGTAAGTTTTTTGATGAAATTGACCAACAGCGAGAAGCAGAAGGGAAAACTAAAGTTAGACGAGATAACGCTGCTGACCAATCGCTGAATACTCACTTACTAAATGGATTATTCCCAGCAAATTTAATTGAGAAACGTTTAGAAAAACTCAATACCACAGTGCAGCGAGTGGTGAAAGAGCGAGAACGTAGATTAGTAATTGCTGGATTTATTTTACATGATTTTGAAAAGTTTCCTGATGTACCTGAAAACTGCCGCAAGTTGCCGTTAGCAGAACATCGTGAAATTATTGATAAAAAAGTTCACCAGTTAGGACTAGATAACTTTATAAATCCAGAAAATCCTGAAGCTTACCCTGAGTATCTAGATGATTTGTTGTGTATGGCTTATAATGCTCAACGTCGTTGGGATACTAACTGGAATTTTTCTGAATTTGGGTTGAATCCTCTTCTCAAAGACCGTACCCTTCGCAGTCTGTCTGATTTAACTTGTTTGGCTGATTCTCTCGCCTCAATTGTTAAACATCCCCAGGACGCAGAGAACTCTAGGCTCCAAGAAGTTATACATAATTTGAGTGATGGACAACTAAAATTTACATATCACAGCATTGCTGAAAACCGGGGTGTATTAACTAATGTAGTTAATAATGCCTTAATGGAAGCACATACTAGCCTCAATACTGAGGATCAAACCTACTATGAAATACTGCTTTACCTACCCACAGGAGTAATTTATTTAGCTAGAAAAGATGCTCCAAAAATTAGTCGAGAAGGATTAGGTGATCGCGTTATTGATACGATAAAACAACTCTGCGCTAATCAACTTCAACTCCGAAAAGTTGGATTTAGTCGGGGAAATATTGGGATGAAATATGCTGACTACTACAATCTCTTCCTCGACATCAAAGGCTTAATGCAGTTTACTGTTGATGCAGTACCGAGTAAAGTAAAAACCAGCAAGGCAGCAGATAAAGCTACTAATTTGGCTCAATTCCAGCGTAAAGGTATTTTAGCTAAGAATATCGAAATCGATTTTGCAGAAGATATTCGTATAGATCATTTGGCAGAGTTAGGAGCTTTAATAACTGGAAAATTTTGGAAAGAGTATCTTGATAGAGTTAAAGCCCTAATTAAAAACAACAAAGAACTCCCTTCAATTCCAACTATTAATCTAACAGAGATAGCTATTGATTTTCTTAATTTATCTGAGTATAAATCTGAAATTATTGCACTTCAGCAACTTAAAGATACTGGAGGCATAGCGTATGACTGGTATTATATTGCAACGCAATACCTTAAATGTAATCCAGGACAAGAAGACGTTCGTGAAATTTGTCAAAGTCTGGTTAATCGATGGATAGAAGTTATTGAACCAATCATTAATCAGTACAAACTACCTGATGAATGGAAAGATTTAAGGGATTGGTGCGATCGCGTGATTATGCTTCCAAATGAAACGCGACAAAAATCACCTACCGACCAAGCCGAAATCTTTTTTAAGGAGTTGGCAAACTACAACGCTGCGAAAAAAGCAGGGCGAGGGAAACAATTAATCTGCTCAATTTCTCATTCTGCTTACACGGTTACTGAGCAAATGGAATCAGCAGTTTTATTTACGCCACAAGTTTATACAAACAAGCAAATGTTAGGAGGTTCTAACGCTAAACGTAATATCTCCAGTATTGCAGGTGTGGAGATGATGCTGAGGCAAATCTTGATGAATCAAACTCAAGCTGTAGGTAAGCGATTTGAAGATGGTAAATATCGCTATCTCTACTTTTATCCTACTTATTACTTTACTCCAGAGACTAATAAGTTTTTGCAGAAAGCATACAATGGTATTGCTCAAACTCGCTTTGATACCAGCGTTCGCAATCATTTTATCAGTAAAGATTTACAGGCAGACTTGGGACGCGATCGCTACCAAAGTGTAGATAGTTTCTTAATTGATGAAAACCTCCAACGTGACAAGGATCGCACCTTTAAGCTTTCCTATCCTGAAGACCAGCCTTTAACATTTTACTTCATGGCACTCCCGCCTGGAAGAGACAGCACCGATACAGAATCATGGGTAATGCCAACTTGGTTAGCGTTTGCTTTCCCGATGATTTTAGATGTTAAAACTGTGGTTTCAGAGTCGCCAATTCCACCTTTTAATGATGGCGCTGAATTTGAGGAAAGCGTTTTCCTCGATAGTGCGCCTCATGCTTTCCGGGCTTTAGTAAGGCGCGATCGCTTCCGTCTTGACTACATCCTCGAAGGCTGGAACGAAAACGGCATCCAATACCCAGCACCTTTAAATGTGCTTACCGCCGCTTATACCATTCATTTAGATGTGAATGCTAGGCAAGGTAAGTCTGGTTACGATGCCAACTGGGGAAGATTTACAGAACTGGCTAAAGATTTTGAAACCAGTCCGTTGTACGTCTTTTCTTATCTCAATCGCTGGGTGCGTAACCAAGGATCAGAAACAGCACGAATTGAAAAAATCCGGCTTTATGCCTATCATTTTTATCCTTGTTTTGACCCTTATGTGAAATATGACACTAATATGGAGCAATTAATTGTGGGAGAAGCATCAAGTCTGAATCATCCTAAGAAATTAACAGATTTATACCGCAGATTTTACCGAGCGAATAAGCGTTATAATCCTAAGTCTAATGCTGTGTTGAAACCAGTTGATATTGCGGCTGAAACTATACTCAAAGCTGAGTCAAGTGTGTTTCAGGGAGAAACATTAGTTGCGGCTGTTGCAGCAGAAGTTTTTAAACTCATGGATCGTGTTCATGCTTCTACTGCTGAAGGACATTGGATCATGAGCAAACGAGAAGAAGAACGACAAGCTGTTTTAGATTTTGCGAGGTATTTTGTAACCGAGGTATTTGAGAAATCATTTGCAGGTGATCGCGCTCGTTTAACTGGTCGTCAAGTCAACTTAATTCGTCATACTTGTGAATTTCTTTACCGTTTAGAAGATGACAAAGAAAACTCAGCTAGAAATGAACAATCTACTGAATCTAATGATGATGGTAATCAATAA
- a CDS encoding PDDEXK nuclease domain-containing protein — protein MINPISDDYRHLLMELKQRIRSAQYEALKAVNREMINLYWDIGQIIVTQQQGASWGKSVVEQLAKDLQAEFPGISGFSAANLWRMRLFYESYVNNEKLAPMVREIGWTHNLVIVEKCKDDLEREFYIRMTRKFGWTKNVLIHQIENQTYEKTLLNQTNFDKTVPAEIRNQLKLAVKDEYTFDFLELADEHSERQLEQTILARVEPFLQKMGGRFTFVGSQYRLEVGDKEFFIDLLLYHRQLKCLVAIELKTGEFLPEYVGKMQFYLAALDDLSRFPDENLSIGIILCKSKDKTIVEYALRESNKPIGIATYKLFSTLPQELKNQLPAPEQVAKLLEGVE, from the coding sequence ATGATTAACCCCATTTCAGACGATTACAGACATCTACTAATGGAACTAAAACAGCGTATTCGTTCAGCTCAGTACGAAGCACTAAAAGCAGTTAATCGGGAAATGATTAACCTTTACTGGGACATTGGACAGATAATTGTTACTCAACAGCAGGGCGCTAGTTGGGGAAAATCCGTAGTAGAACAGTTAGCAAAAGACTTACAAGCAGAGTTTCCAGGAATTAGCGGATTTTCTGCTGCTAACCTCTGGCGGATGAGGCTTTTTTATGAATCTTATGTCAACAATGAAAAACTCGCACCAATGGTGCGAGAAATTGGATGGACTCACAATCTGGTCATTGTAGAGAAGTGCAAAGATGACCTAGAACGGGAATTCTATATCAGAATGACTCGTAAATTTGGCTGGACAAAGAATGTTTTGATTCACCAAATTGAAAATCAAACCTATGAAAAGACTCTGTTGAATCAGACTAACTTTGATAAAACTGTTCCAGCAGAAATCCGTAACCAATTAAAACTAGCTGTCAAAGATGAATATACTTTTGATTTCTTAGAACTAGCAGATGAACACAGTGAACGACAGCTAGAACAGACGATTTTGGCAAGAGTTGAACCATTCTTGCAAAAAATGGGTGGGCGGTTTACTTTTGTTGGTAGTCAGTATCGCTTAGAAGTTGGCGATAAAGAATTTTTTATTGACCTGTTGCTGTATCACCGCCAATTAAAATGTCTAGTTGCGATTGAGTTAAAAACTGGAGAGTTCCTACCTGAGTATGTGGGAAAAATGCAATTTTATCTGGCGGCTTTAGATGATTTATCTCGATTTCCAGACGAAAATCTTTCAATTGGAATTATTCTTTGCAAATCCAAAGATAAAACTATTGTTGAGTATGCACTCAGAGAATCGAATAAACCAATTGGTATAGCAACTTATAAACTGTTTTCTACGTTGCCTCAAGAATTAAAAAATCAGCTTCCGGCTCCAGAGCAAGTTGCCAAGTTGCTAGAAGGCGTGGAGTAA
- a CDS encoding 2OG-Fe(II) oxygenase, whose translation MKHYQQQTNAFPSDYLNNLWGEIQACPYFAINNLNRDFVATKGFSVVFQRSGLAKVEQQFPYFKPYLDLALQPSCNAFYLNPLQLKEGSRVDPHIDRSLRSYSKTIEPPAVVSVLYVRVPADMEGGELVLRSHKRQLGQIKPQFNTLVYFQGDLTHSVNAVKTPGNRLSLVCEQYSLSDTELQEIPEFTVESRITQSTTKKRKYAS comes from the coding sequence GTGAAACACTATCAACAACAAACCAACGCGTTTCCCAGCGATTACCTAAACAACTTGTGGGGAGAGATCCAAGCTTGTCCTTACTTTGCTATCAACAATCTCAACCGCGATTTTGTCGCCACCAAAGGATTTTCTGTAGTATTTCAGCGTTCTGGATTAGCAAAAGTAGAACAGCAGTTTCCCTACTTCAAACCTTACCTAGATTTGGCTCTCCAACCAAGTTGTAATGCTTTTTACCTCAATCCTTTACAGCTAAAAGAAGGCTCCCGTGTCGATCCGCATATCGATCGCTCCCTGCGTTCCTACTCCAAAACCATTGAACCGCCTGCGGTTGTGAGTGTGCTTTATGTGCGCGTACCTGCGGATATGGAAGGGGGAGAACTGGTATTGCGATCGCACAAACGCCAACTTGGGCAAATTAAGCCCCAATTCAATACTTTAGTTTATTTTCAAGGTGATTTAACCCATTCGGTTAACGCAGTCAAAACCCCAGGAAATCGCTTAAGTTTAGTTTGTGAACAGTATAGTTTGAGTGATACTGAACTCCAGGAAATCCCTGAGTTCACTGTAGAGTCAAGAATCACTCAGTCTACAACCAAAAAGAGAAAGTATGCCTCATAG
- the cas7d gene encoding type I-D CRISPR-associated protein Cas7/Csc2, which translates to MSLLKTVEPKFFQAEIPYKPMGKYAHFLTVRITESYPLFQTDAELNKARVRAGVKDKTTISRLSMFKRKQSTPERLVGRELLRNYGLMTAEECEYNVSFAMDNPDCIIYGFAIGDSGSEKSKVVVDTAFSITAFDDSHETFTLNAPFENGTMASKGENGSKPGEVASRYNEQDHIRPQVFFPSIVTLKDPTEASFLYVFNNILRTRHYGAQTTRTGRVRNELIGVVFADGEITSNLRWTQAIYDQMKANNTLNAPDPLDEDDVITAAKNAIEALMADEFIVHTDFIGDAFVSLINEVKTLTGNEKGIQAILQKADAEAKDYAKKHISKKKTTAKAGKE; encoded by the coding sequence ATGTCACTTTTAAAAACTGTTGAACCGAAATTCTTCCAAGCTGAAATTCCCTACAAACCAATGGGTAAATATGCTCACTTTCTCACTGTTCGGATTACTGAATCTTATCCTTTATTCCAGACAGATGCAGAACTGAATAAAGCACGGGTAAGAGCAGGAGTTAAAGATAAAACCACAATTAGCCGTTTGTCAATGTTCAAGCGTAAACAATCTACACCAGAGCGTTTAGTTGGTCGGGAATTACTGCGTAACTATGGTTTAATGACGGCTGAAGAATGCGAATACAACGTGAGTTTTGCAATGGATAATCCTGATTGCATTATTTACGGATTTGCTATTGGTGATTCTGGTTCTGAAAAATCTAAGGTTGTAGTAGATACGGCATTTTCAATTACAGCTTTCGATGATTCTCATGAAACTTTCACCCTTAATGCTCCTTTTGAAAATGGCACAATGGCTTCTAAGGGAGAAAATGGTTCTAAACCAGGTGAAGTTGCTAGCCGATATAATGAACAAGACCACATCAGACCACAAGTTTTCTTTCCTAGTATTGTCACACTTAAAGACCCCACTGAAGCTAGCTTCCTTTACGTTTTTAATAACATTCTGCGAACTCGTCATTATGGAGCGCAAACTACCCGTACAGGTCGCGTCAGAAATGAGTTAATTGGCGTTGTATTTGCTGATGGAGAAATTACTAGTAATCTGCGTTGGACTCAAGCAATATATGACCAAATGAAGGCTAATAATACTTTAAATGCTCCCGATCCACTAGATGAAGATGATGTAATTACTGCTGCTAAAAATGCTATTGAGGCGTTAATGGCTGACGAGTTTATTGTTCACACAGATTTTATTGGTGATGCTTTTGTATCCCTAATAAATGAAGTCAAAACTTTAACAGGAAATGAGAAAGGAATTCAGGCAATTTTGCAGAAGGCTGATGCAGAAGCTAAAGATTATGCCAAGAAGCATATTAGCAAGAAGAAAACTACTGCTAAAGCGGGGAAAGAGTAA
- the cas5d gene encoding type I-D CRISPR-associated protein Cas5/Csc1, protein MVFISRCQIELHDSLYYATREIGRLYETEALIHNYALCYALLLVDSQIYSTTVAEEHSYRYFCPEQVPKYEEHLTPLNQQGIYVTPARSLNHSSILNTWKYANNNYHVEMEKTQKNIPSFGRAKEIAAESKFEFFVISQKELKLTKWIRLGKWMSKAEVTVEPLPKPKIAEGIFTCTHPLNPLDVMFTNQVMSYDVVNMPPVSLIQNVQMRGQYYQFDGIQNLKIPVRMEYRFRN, encoded by the coding sequence ATGGTGTTTATTTCCCGTTGTCAAATAGAACTTCATGACAGCCTTTATTACGCAACTCGTGAAATCGGGCGATTGTATGAAACAGAAGCCCTAATTCACAATTACGCTCTCTGTTATGCACTCTTATTAGTTGATAGCCAAATCTACTCTACTACCGTTGCTGAAGAACATTCTTATCGCTATTTTTGCCCCGAACAAGTGCCAAAATATGAGGAGCATTTAACGCCACTCAATCAACAGGGAATTTACGTAACTCCGGCGCGATCGCTCAATCATTCGTCCATCCTCAACACCTGGAAGTATGCTAATAACAACTACCACGTTGAAATGGAGAAAACCCAGAAAAATATCCCCAGTTTTGGGAGAGCGAAAGAAATAGCAGCAGAAAGTAAATTTGAGTTTTTTGTCATCTCCCAAAAAGAACTCAAACTAACAAAGTGGATTCGCTTGGGTAAATGGATGAGCAAGGCTGAAGTCACGGTTGAACCATTACCGAAGCCTAAAATTGCTGAAGGTATATTCACTTGTACCCATCCATTAAATCCTTTAGATGTCATGTTCACCAATCAAGTGATGAGCTATGACGTTGTGAATATGCCTCCAGTTAGCTTAATTCAGAATGTCCAAATGCGAGGTCAATACTATCAATTTGATGGCATTCAAAACTTAAAAATCCCAGTTCGGATGGAATATCGCTTTCGGAATTAA